GCCCAAAGCACTGACAAAGTATGCTGGACTGAGGTAGAAGCTTTGGAAGGCTTGCTCTCGTATTTGGCTGAGTTCTTGCATGGTCATGTTTGGAATCTCAAACGTTGGGGTTGCCGTGTCGTACTTATCAAAGTCAGTTATTTTCAGCGAGCCGTTGGCTTTGACTTCGTCATACATGGGTGTTCCTGGGTAAGGTGTGGCTATGTAGAAGCCGACATCATTAGGGTTGAGTTCCTTGATGAACCGTATTGTTTCCCAAGCGCTCTCCTTGGTTTCGCCTGGAAAGCCCAAAATGACTCCTGCAACCGTCATTAAGCCTGCTTCTTTTGCCCACTTAAACGCGCGCCTTGTCTGCGCGAGCGAGAAGCCTTTGCCCATGCTTTCTAATTGTTTCTTTGAGCCTGATTCAACGCCGAACCAAACACCGACGCAACCTGCCTTACGCATCTTGACAAGTAGCTCTTTGCTGACCATGTCCACGCGGGTTTCACAATCCCATTTAATCTTTAAACCTCGGCGGTGTATCTCGTCGCAGATTTCTTCGGTTCTGGCTTGGTCTACTGTGAAGGCGTCGTCGTAAAATGTGAATTGGGTTGCATGATAGGTCTTGTGCAGATACTCTAGTTCGTCAACTACGTTTTTTGGGCTTCGCATGCGGTATTTTCTGCCGAACATTCGGACAGCAGTGCAGAAGTTACACCAGAACACACAGCCTCTGCTTGTCATCACAGGGTAAGGTATCGAACCGTACTTGCGGAGATTATCACTGTGCTTCCAAAGATGCAGTGCTGGGAAAGGCAAGCTGTCGAGGTCTTCCAAAAAGGGGCGGTCAGGGTTCCTCTTGATTTTGTTGTCTTCCCTGCAAGTTGTTCCTACAAGGTCGTGGAAGGCTTGATGGTTTTCCACTCTCTGGGCGAGTTCAAGCATTGTTTGTTCTCCTTCACCTCTTACGATAACGTCTAAGGCTGGCTCTTCCTGCAATGCCTTGTCATCCCAGAAAGTGACATGTGACCCGCCGATTGCTGTTATGCAGTTTGGGAAAACCTCTTTTGCACTTTTTGCGATTTTGAGGGCTGACTTGTAAGTGAGTGTGGTGGAGGTGATGCCGACTATGTCAGGTTTAAATTTAATGAGTTCTTCTCTGACCTGTTCGTGGGTAAGGTTGTATGCTTGGCAATCAACCACGTTAACTTGAAAATTGTTCTTGTGCAATACCGCGCCCAAGTAACCAAGACCCAGTGGCATGAACGCTGGATGCTGATGCGAACCAACTGGGTAGGGTGGATTGACAAGAGTTATGCGAGTTTTCATTGCGCTTCCCTAGGCAATAGGAGTTTACATATTTGGGGTTCATTTACTTTATGCAAAACTAATCGAGTTCTCAACAACGGCGTTTCCATCAAGTTACCAGCCCTTTTGGAGTTTCTTTTGGCTTCAAGAACGCTTCTTTTATGTCCATGTAGAGCCAGTTTCTCTTCCAATTCTTCGCTTTCTCCTTCTTGGTTTTCTTTTTGAATTTGCTAACGACTAGCGAGTCTTTAAAGAAAGGCGCATCCACAATCGTCGTGTGGTATCCTTGTCCGTCTTCGCTGGACACGTCTATGCCTTTTTCATCTGCCAACTGCTTTAGCTCTTTAATGGAGTTGCTGTCGATGGTGCGTCCTAACCATTCTTCGCCAAAAAAGTCCGTGTTGATGCAGTTGAGCATGGGTTTTAAGCCAGCGTCAACCACTTCCTTGAGAACGTCATAGGTGTCGCCTGAAGGATTCTCTAGCGGCATCATGAAAGCCATGCCTGCTTGTTTTGCCATGCTCTCGTAATAGCTTGAGTGGACGATGGCGCATCCTGCGCCTACGATGTCGCCTGTAACCATGCCTTCGACGCCTTCTTCATCGTGCAATTTGACAAGAGTTTTGAGGATGTCTTCGTATGACTTCTTAATTTTGACCCGTTTCAGGGGCACGCCTAAAGTTTTGGATTGGAGCTCCATCAGTTTGAAGCTGTGAAAGACGTAATCTCTCATGTACTCGTAGGTGAGAAGGTAAGCAACCTCATGTCCCTGCTTGAGGACTTTGTGGTAAGCTAAACAACATTCTTTTCCTCCGCTCCAGTGGACAACTAATTTCATTTTGAACGCCTTCTGCTGGAAAAAGGCGGGTGGAACCGCTATAAAGTTTTGCATTAACCAGCAGTAATCAGTCAAATCAGCAAAAATAGCAACAAAATGTTAACCATGACATTTTGAGTTAAAGCTATAAACTGCCAAATAATCAAAACTAAGCAAACATTCAAAGAGAGAGCCACCGTGACACACAGCCAGCTAAACCAAACATGCGGCAACGAGGAGAAGCAAATTTGATTCTTTTAATGACCACAGCGCCCCCTGAAAGCGGCGCATGGTACCTTGGAAAACGCTTGCCTCCGATAGGTTTAATGTACATTGCCGCGTCGCTTGAGAAAGCTGGCTTTGAAGTGCAGATGCTCGATAACTACCTCATGAAAAAATCAATCGCTGAAGTTAAGCAGTTGGTCGCGAAGCTTAATCCGCAAATTGTAGGTATCACATGTGGCTCAGCAACTTACGCACGCTGCATAGAAACCGCCAGAGCCATAAAAGAAGTCTTGCCTAACTGCAGAATCGTCGTGGGCGGATGGCATGCTTCCTATGAACCTGACAGTTTGCTGGCGAACCCAGAAATCGATTATGTTGTTATGGGGGAAGGCGAGAGAGCCATCACACAACTTGCCACCTGCATCACTAACGGCAACGAACCCGCCGCCATGACAATCGCTGGCGTTGCATTGAGGCGGCATGGAAAAAACATCAAAAACCCGCCTAAATTCATCGAAAACATGGATGAACTTCCTTACCCAGCAAGGCACTTGTTGCCGCTTGAACTCTACGACAGAACCATAGAATACCTAAACGTGAAGCCCGCGGATGTCATGAGCATCTCACGCGGGTGCGTCTACAACTGTGGCTTCTGTGAAACAAGAAAACTTTGGGGCAACATCTGCCGAGGCTTCAGCCCGCAAAGGGTTATCGGTGAAATGCAGGATTTAATGAGTAAATACGGCACGAAAGGCATCTATTTTATCAACGACAACTTTACGCTCAGAAAAAAAGAAACCCTGGAATTATGCGAATTAATGGTCAAAAACAAATTGGATTTAGAGTGGGTTTGCGACACACGCGTTGACCTCGTCAACCAAGAACTCCTAGAAAAGATGAGCAGAGCAGGATGCAAGACAATCTGGTTTGGCGTTGAATCAGGCTCAGAAAGAATGCTGCAACGGATTGGCAGAAACACAACGCTGAAGCAGATAGAAACCGCTTTTGAGCTTTGCCGCAAAAACAGAATACAAACCGCCTGCTCGTTTATGCTTGGCATGCCTGATGAGACGCTCAAAGACATGGAGATGTCGCTTAGGTTCGCTAAGAAGTTGAATCCTGACTGGTGTTTGTTTAACGTTTTCATCGCTAACCCAGACAGCAGGCTCTACCAAGAAGTGCTTGAATCAGGAAAATACGATAAACTTGACGATTTCTTGCTGAGTGTGAAAACTGAAGAGTTCGATTACAACTCGCTTCTGGAAATCCAGCGAAGGTATTTTAGGGAATTTAACATGTCGCCAAAGCAAATAATCAAGCGAGTGAGGCGTGAAGGCGTTATCAACTTTGCAAAAAGAAGGCTCAATCCTAAAGCGCCAAAACGTGTTGGAATCGCTTAACAGTTTTAGCACTATTTTTTTGCTATCCAATAACTCATTTCAGGTCTACATAGCAACCGATACAAGTAGAATAACGCGTTTGGGAACATTGCACCGTTTAGGTGGTAATCTGCCCTCTCAAACCGTTCGAAACCTGCTTGTTTGAACGTTTGAGCTATTGCATTGTGGTTTATGGCGTGCTCTTTTTTGTGCCAATAATCAGACAGCGTGTAATCGATTGAGGGCACCCTTAAGCCTGTGATTTGGAAGTAAAAACTGTTGATTAAGGGGTTCGAGTGGAAGTAGAGGCTCTTTACGAGTTCAGCTAGGCTACTGGGCTCGTTCTTCCAGTAAAAAGGCGAAGCCTCATGGTCAATGTAAATTACTCCGCCTTTCTTTAGTAAACCGCAAAGTGTTCGAAGCGCGGCAAGGTAATCGGGCAAGTGATGAAGCACCGAATAACCCACTATCAAATCAAACGCACCTTTTGTGAAGTTTAGGTCTTCGATTGGCGAGTTAATCACTGTGAGTTTGTCGTTGAGGTAGGCGAGGTACTTTTTCTTGAGGATGGCACACATTTCGGCTGAGATGTCTATGGCTGTGACTTTGTAGCCCATCTGTAGCAGTTTACCTGTTAAGTTGCCTGTGCCTGCGCCAACGTCAAGTGCGTTTTTTTGGTTATCAACAATCTGCTTGTCTATCTGCTCAAGAAGCGTCTTTACTCTTTTTTGTTCGCGTTTACTGTACACTTCAGGATGAATCAGCTCGTAGTACTCAGCTTCGCTACGGTGAACCTCAATGTTGGCTTGATGGATTTTCTCTTTTAGCGTTTGGTCTTTAGGCAATACTGTTTGTGCCTTCTTCACGGTTAGGTTTGTTGAGTAATTAGTTTCCAATTAATATATTATTTTCAAAAATTCAAGAATACGCATCGCAAAATCCAAGAGGCATTCTTAACCTACAGTGTCATAAGAAAATCATCACAGCTGTCTTGTCTTTGAATTTGCTCTAAAAATGCGAAAAGTTTAAGCACAAAGCGCCGCCTTTGAGAGATAAACACCCGCGTGAAGCAAAAATGAAGCCTCATATAACATTAGTGAACCCAGCCGCGCCGCCTGCTGCTGCTATGCATTGGCCCTTTGCACTGTTAGGCTTAGGGTACTTAGGTGCAGTTTTAGAAAAAAACAACTACAAAGTTGACGTAATCGATTGCCAAATGCTTAATCTCTCTTTTGAAGACTTCAGAGCTGAGATTGCCAAGCGGCAACCCAACATTGTCGGCATGACTTCCTCCACGTTAACGTATAAATCAGGCTTGAAATTGGTGAAAATCGCCAAAGAAGCTTGCCCCAACTGTATTACAATCGCAGGTGGACCCCACGTTACCTTCTGGGACGACCATGCTCTGGAAGAGTGCCCCGAACTTGACATTGTAGTTAGGAAAGAGGGGGAAGAAACTATGCTGGAACTGGTGCAGAAGATAGAAGCGGGCGAGAGCTACTATGACGTTTTGGGCATCACCTGCAGAAAAGACGGCAAAATCCACAGAACACCAGACCGCCCATACATTGAAGATTTAGATAGCTTGCCGTTTCCAGCGCGCCACCTGTGGCCAATGGAGAAGTTCCGTGAACACGAGGATGTGTTGTATTTGGCGACTAGCAGGGGGTGCGTGTACTGGTGTGAATTCTGCGCTACTGTTAGGATGCACGGTCGCAAGTACCGCATGCGAAGCCCAAAAAACGTAGTTGACGAGATAGAGTTTCTCCACAAGACGTATGGCATGAGCAATTTCACGTTTTGTGATGACGCTTTTACCGTGGACCAGCCCAGAGTCGAGGAATTATGTAATGATATCCTAAAACGCGGCTTAAAGATAAAGTGGAACTGTGGAACACGCGTTGACATGCTAACTAAAGAACTGCTTATCAAAATGAAAGAAGCAGGTTGCATCTCAGTCTGGTTTGGCGTGGAGTCAGGTACACAACAAATGTTAGATGCCATGAAGAAAGGAATCACCCCAGAATTAACCATTAAAGTTCTAGGTTGGGTACGAGAATTAGGGCTCCAGCCAGTTCCAAACGTTATTCTCGGCTTTCCAGGAGAAACCAAAGAGAGCGCTTGGAAGACCATAAAGTTTGTTGAAAAGATATCGCCTGACGCGGTAGGCTTCTACAATGTCGCTACACCTTTCCCTGGCACGCCGATGTACGACATGGTTAAAGAGAAAGGCTGGTTGAGAGTCACAGACTTTGACTTGTACGATACTACAAGACCTACCTTTGAGACACCGTGGCTTAGCATGAAAGAACTTGGAAAACTCCGCGAAGGCGCTTTTCACCATTACTATTTGCGTAGAGCGTACTTCTTTGATAAGAAAAGACGGTTTAAGCTGTCTACAGCATTGATTGTGGCGATGAACCTAATAGCAGACATCAAGCTAAAACTTCGAAGAAACTAAAAACTGCTTACCGCTTTTTTCTTCGTCTAAAGCGTAAGGCTTCAAAAAGAAAAATCGCGGCTGAAACAACCGTCACTATTGTCAAAAGCCAAAAAGCCTCTTGAATCCCAGACCCATAAAACAAATGCGGAATTAAAACCAAAATTTCAGCAATCAAAACACCTACGAATACAAAACCGAAGATTGCAAAGCTTGGAACAAGACTTTTCCCAACCCAAACATACCCTCGCATAGCTGCTTTTTTCTTTACAACGTAATTGCCGTACTCGTCTTTAGTAACTAACTCTAAATCCATGAGCTTTTGCAGGTTTCGGTACGCCACGCTTGGGCTGCTCAGGTTAGCGCCACGCATTAAATCTCTTGGACCAACTGGCTTGCCAGCCTTAACCAAATAAACGTAGGTATCAAACAATGTTGTGTTGAGTTCTTCCTCAAGCTCCAAGGTAAACACCATAAACCACTAATCGCTGTTTATCCTTAAAAAATAAAGCCCCAAACCACCACTAAACTGAATGCTCTCTTAAGCCTTGCACAGCCACATTACCGCTAAAATTGTCCCAAACTCACTACACCCAAAGGCACACGAATCAAATTTGAGTATAGTGATTTATGCAGAATCTTAAGGGGCAAGCGCTATTACGAAAAAATAGCAAAGCATTTCGAAACCAGCGCTTTAAATAGGGGATAGGGGTCTGTGGCAAAGCAAACTGTTTATGGTGTTAGTCTGACTCTGTCTCGTGGGTAGAGTGTTACTTCGCGTATGTTTTTGTTGCCTGTTAATATCATGGTTAGGCGTTCGAGCCCTATTGCCCAGCCTGCGTGGGGTGGCATGCCGTAGTCGTAGGCTTGCAGGTGGCATTTGAAGGATTCTGGGTTTAGTCCTTTCTCTTTGAGTCGCGCGATGAGTTGGTCTTTTTGGGCTATGCGTGTTCCGCCTGAGACGAGTTCGATGTAGCGCCACATTAAGTCGAAGCCTTCGCAGATTTCAGGTTTGTCGTCTTTGGGTTTAATGTAGAAAGCTTTGGCATGCGTGGGCCAATCCGTTATAAAGTAGAAGTAGGGGTAGAGTTTACCCAGTACACGGAATGCTTCTGTTGGGATATCTTCGCCCCACGGAATCGTGACACCTTGCGCTTTGAGGTCTTCTAGGACTTGGTCGTAGGTTAAGCGCTTAAACGGTAATGTGGGCACTTCAAACTTGTAGCCAAGCGCAGACAACTCTGTGGCACATTTCTCCTTAACAGTAGCGCAGGCGTATTGGATAACTTGCTCAAGGAGCGCCATGACATCTTTAGCATCAGCAAACGCTTGCTCAATGTCAACGGAGACGAATTCGCTGAGATGCCTGCGCGTGTGTGATTCTTCAGCGCGGAAAAATGGTCCGACCTCAAAAACTTTCTCAAAACTCAGCGTTAACTCTTCCTTGTAGAGTTGTGGGCTCTGCGCGAGGTAAGCTTTCTGACCGAAATAGTCAACGCTGAAGAGTTCGGCGCCTCCTTCAGTTGCCGAAGCAATAATTCTTGGTGTATGAACCTCCAGAAAACCTTTCTCAAAGAGGAAACCGCGAATTGCTTCTAGGGCGGTGTGTTGGATTTTGAAGGTGGCTAAGGTTTTTTCTTGGGTGAGGTCGAGGGGTCTTGCGTCTAAGCGTGCTTCTATGTTTGCAGGTGTTTTGCCTGTGATGTCGATGGGTAATTGTTCGGTTGCTGTGTTGAATATTTTTATGGCGTTAGGAATGACTTCTATACCTCTGGGCGTCATGTTGGTTTTTTTAACCGTGCCCTTCACGCCGATTGCAAACCGTTTCTGTAGGATGTCAGATTTGGCTAAAACTTCGGGCGGGATTCTTTTTTTGGGAATGGTCAACTGGATGGTGCCTTCGCGGTCTTGCATAATTATGAAGCGGATTCCGCCGAGGTCACGTATGTCTTGAACCCAACCGAAAACTGTTACTTCTTGACCGTCCGTTTCTGGCGTTATGTTGCTAGTATAATGTGTTCTAATCAAATCATCAATAGAGTCCAAATTCATGCCACTTCGCCAATCCTAGTCCGCGATTTCAACACGTAAGGACATTTTACGTATTTTACTAGCTATTTCCTTTAAAGCCTTAACGTCAAAAGGCAGTTGCGCTCCGCGTTTGCGCTTGAGAATTACGCGGGTTTCTGTGGTCCCGTCTGGAAGCCAGATGGTGTTTATTGTTAAGATGCTGAAGGGTATGAATAAATCTTCAAGGAATTTGCGGTCGTCAACTCCATACTCGAGAACGCGAACGTTTTTGCCTGTTTCATCGCCGATGGCTTTGACGATTTTGCCGCCATAACCTAGAATTCTTGGAACATCGCCGTGCCCCACGAGGATGGCTAAGGTTTTTTCTACTTCGACGGCTTTGTAGAAGCAGACGTTCTGTAGGGAAGGATACTTTTCTTCTAGACTCAGCAGTAGGCGGGCGATTTTCAGGTCTAAGTTACTTATTTCGCCAGCTTTCACTTTTGCTGAGCACTTTTGGCATAGAATGCCGCTTTTTAAGCAGAAGCTGCAGAGTTCTGTTTTCATTTGCCGTCGGTTTTTCCTGCAAAGAAGGAGTTTAGCTTTCGTGAATTTTTATCTGGTGAGCGTTATTTCTATGGTGCTGACGTTTGTTCCTTGGTTGCCTTCTTCATGGTCTTGTGGTAGGAATTGGTCTGTTCCAATGCCGATGTTTTTGATTTTTACGTCCGGGAGGAATTTGTGCCTGACTACTTCAACGACATCGATTGCTCGGCAGATGGATCTCCCGCGGGCTTTAACGCTGACTTCTTTTGCGCCGCTGTGGAAGAAGGTGATGCAAGCGAGGACATAGTTCATTGTTGGTTTTTTTCCGATTAAGACTGCGTTGGTTTCTGTCACGTTCGCTACACTCCTAGTTTACTTTGAGTGGTTTGTGTAAAGCTTTTTTTCGAAATAAATACATTGTGGTGGATGCTTGAGGTTCTTACTTTTCAATGAAGACTGGTTTTAGTTTCTTTTTAGCTAAATTAGTTTTTGTTACATAGGAGTTTGTTTATTTTTCAGGCATTAGATTCTTAAGCAACTTCACTATTGTAAAGGTTTAAGTTAACAAAACATGGCAAAAGTGACCAGTTTGGAACCATTAACTAAACGTTCAATCCAGCTGTTAAAAACCCTTTATGAAAAGGGAAAAGCCACAAACACTTACACTTTGAGAGTAAAACAGGATGAATTATCAAATCAACTTGGAGTAAGTAGGCAAGCGTTAAACGTGCATCTGCGCAAACTCAAAAATCGCGGTTACATCCGCACTGGCAGAGGCTTTATCGACGTAACTGAGAAAGGGTTAAGTGCCCTAGGTGTGTCAACCACCCCTGCGTTTGTTTTGCTTAAAGTTTCGCCGATGAAGCGGATTCACGTTTACCAGCAAATCCATGAACTCGGGGTTTCCAGAGCTTTCCGTATTGCAGGAGAAGTTGATGCGCTAATTATTGTTGAGCGAGAAAACCTAGATGAGTTCTTAAAGAAACTCTACAGCATCGATGGCATTGAGGACACGCGTTCTTATGTGACCATTGACACAATCAAGTAGACACACTAAGTTTAGGCGATGTTAGACAAAAGGTATATTTGATACTTAGCCATCAAAGACTTAGCCAAAATGGAAGGTTAACAATAAAATGCCGATATTAGACCCAGTAAAGAAATCCATAGCTCAAAAACACAGGCTTTACATGAAAATCTGCCGAGACTGCGGGGCACGCAACGCTGAAACAGCGTTAAAATGCAGAAAGTGCAAGGGCAAAAACCTGCGCTGGAAGAAACGAGAAATAGTAAAATAACCAGTTCACTTTTATTTTACTTTGTTTTCTCTAACGAAAATGAAGTTTTTATCTGCCAATTTTTAATGCCCAATTAGTGCTGTTTTGCGGAAGATTGTTGCTCTGCCACAGACCCCCCTCCCCCTATTTAAAGCGGGAAACTTTTTTTACTACGTACATGGTGCTTTACTGGTTCGCTAAAGCCTTGAGAAAAATGCTAACGGCTGTCTGTTAGGGTTATGGCAAAATTAAAAGGGAACGCTGACACATTAGCTAACCAGACAAGTGGAGAAGAAGAGTTTGACCAAAGCTGAGATAGCTGTTAGTTATCAGCCTTTTAAAGAAATTGTGGTTATGGAGAAAACCCGTTTCAACTCAGTAGAGGAAATAGCCCGATTCACTTCTGTCATCGCGGGCGGCAAGTTGGCAGGTTTGTACTGGGTGGACGGCGTGGTTTTCCTGTACTTTCCACTTACCGCTTCAACAACCATCGTTGCTAAGGAGCTTTTGGAGCACGGCAAAGTTTACTGGACTTTTGTAGGCTACGCGCTGATGCCAAAGTACACTCAAGTGATCGAAACTAAAGAGAAAATGATTGTACCTGTCGTGGACATTTCATCTGACACAATCTTAAAAACCGTGGCGCAGTGGCTAAAAGAACAGAAACCCTAAGCGCCGAGGGTCAGTTCTTGCCGCAGGTAGTTTTTTTTGGCACCGTTTTCTCGGGAACAGGTCAAGGAAAGAAGTTTATTGATTTGCCTTGGGTGAAGCAGCAGATAGAGGAAAAACTCGGTTTCACACCGTATTCTGGAACGCTAAACCTGCGTTTAACCAAAGAAAGCGTCGAAAACAAAAAACGGCTCGAGGATGCTAAGGGGTTTGTGGTTGAGCCGCAGGCAGGTTACTGTAGAGGCGTAATGTTTAGGGCGCAAATCGATTCTGTGCAGGGTGCAATCATTGTTCCGAAAGTTCCAAAATACCCCAGCAGTGTTTTGGAGGTTATTGCTCCTGTTTACCTACGCGAACACCTTAAGTTAACAGATGGCAGTCAAGTAGTTGTTACCGTCAGCGTTTAGGCGTACAGGACTTCTTGTATTCTGCGATGTACTCCTCTGAACAGCCTGCCCGTTTTAGGTACTCGCCATAGGTTACCAGCGATTTCATAGCTCGCGCCGCGTCCTCAGGTGACCCAAAGGACGGCACACACAACCTGTCAAATCGCGAGCGTGTGTAGAGCGCCATTTCTGTCTCGCCGATGTCACACATGACTATTGGTTTGCTGTATTTGGCAGCGACTTCCACAATACCGTCGATGTATTTTTCTCTGAGACCTGGCATGTGATGTAAACCAAGTAAAATGATGCCGTCAACTTTAGGGTCTTCGAACATCAGCTCAGCGGCGATTTCAAACATTTCATCCGTCACTGAACCTGTCAAATCCACAGGGTTAGAAGTTGTAGCAATCTTTAGTATAACCCCTTTGTCTTTGAGTTCTTGGAATTTTTGCAGTGTCGACTCAGAGAAGCGCTCAACCGTCAACCCTAATGTTTCGCATTCGTCAACTGTCATAACGCCTGGTCCACCAGCATCTGTGAGAATGCCGATGTTTCTGCCTAAAGCAGGCGGCTGCATAGCTAATGCTTTACCCATATCAAAGAATTCTTCCATGTCGCGTGCCCTGATGACTCCGCCCTGCTCAAATGCCGCATCATAAATCTTATCCGACCCCGCGATAGCGCCAGTGTGCGAAGCCGCTGCTCTTGCGCCAGCAGTACTGCGTCCCGACTTGATGGCTACAATTGGTTTTTTAACTGTGACTTTTTTGGCTACGTTGAGAAATTCTCTGCCGTCTTTGACGTCCTCTATGTACATGAGTGTAACCTTGGTGTCGTCATCATAAAACAAATAGTTGAGGATATCTGATTCGCTAACGTCACATTTGTTGCCGAAACTTACGAATTTGCTAACACCCATCTGGCGACCAGTCAAGTAGTCCAGTGCAGCTACACCAAAAGCTCCACTCTGTGTGACCATTGCAATGCTTCCAGGCATAGGTCTTGGCGTCGCAACAACATCATCACCAGTGGTCAGCACCTTCGTCTCAGGCAGGAACAAGGTGTCGATGCCTGTTTTTGAGTAGTAGACGCCTAAGCAGTTGGGTCCTAAAATTCGAATTCCGCCCTTCTTGGCAGTAGCCACCACTTGCTCTTCCAACTCGGCATTGCCGACTTCTCGGAAGCCTGAGCTTATGATTATGGCGGCTTTAACTTTCTTGGCGACAGCCTCCGCCATAACCGAGGGGACAACTTTGGCAGGCACGATAATAACAATCAACTCTACTTCGCAGGGGATACGGGAAAGCGACTTGTAGCATTTGAAGCCTAGAATTGACTCTTCGTTGGGGTTCACAGGGTAGAGCTCACCTTTGAAAACTCCGCGTTCCTTGTTTGTGGAGAAGTTCTTGAAAATAACATGCCCTGCTTTATCAACCTTTTTTGTAGCGCCGATAACGGCGACTGAACGCGGATTGAAAAACGCGTCTAACTGGTGTATTGATTCTTCCATACATACCCCTACTAGCTATTTGCTTGGATGCCCAAGGCATTTTTATGTGTTGCCCTCTATAAAACCACATTCAAGCTCAAATGCATTAATGTTTTGTCATGTATTAACTTTCTTAGAGGTGTTTCCTGACGATTACGATAGGGTTGTGCTTGATGGAGCCAAGCATCTCCCAACTCACTGCATTAACATCCACGCCAAAACGAGAAGCCATGTCCCACACTGTCGCCCCTGAGCCTGGGCCTCGGGCTCTGTCACCTATGTTTGTGATTTTCAATGCCTCGACAGCGGAAAGATTGCAGCCTGCAACTGCAAGGGGCGTGGAACTCTTCTTTAGCTTCAAAACCCTGCCTAAAATGTACGTGGGAGTGCCCCCAAAGGAATGTATGCCTTTTAG
The nucleotide sequence above comes from Candidatus Bathyarchaeota archaeon. Encoded proteins:
- a CDS encoding CTP-dependent riboflavin kinase, which translates into the protein MAKRTETLSAEGQFLPQVVFFGTVFSGTGQGKKFIDLPWVKQQIEEKLGFTPYSGTLNLRLTKESVENKKRLEDAKGFVVEPQAGYCRGVMFRAQIDSVQGAIIVPKVPKYPSSVLEVIAPVYLREHLKLTDGSQVVVTVSV
- a CDS encoding CoA-binding protein, whose product is MEESIHQLDAFFNPRSVAVIGATKKVDKAGHVIFKNFSTNKERGVFKGELYPVNPNEESILGFKCYKSLSRIPCEVELIVIIVPAKVVPSVMAEAVAKKVKAAIIISSGFREVGNAELEEQVVATAKKGGIRILGPNCLGVYYSKTGIDTLFLPETKVLTTGDDVVATPRPMPGSIAMVTQSGAFGVAALDYLTGRQMGVSKFVSFGNKCDVSESDILNYLFYDDDTKVTLMYIEDVKDGREFLNVAKKVTVKKPIVAIKSGRSTAGARAAASHTGAIAGSDKIYDAAFEQGGVIRARDMEEFFDMGKALAMQPPALGRNIGILTDAGGPGVMTVDECETLGLTVERFSESTLQKFQELKDKGVILKIATTSNPVDLTGSVTDEMFEIAAELMFEDPKVDGIILLGLHHMPGLREKYIDGIVEVAAKYSKPIVMCDIGETEMALYTRSRFDRLCVPSFGSPEDAARAMKSLVTYGEYLKRAGCSEEYIAEYKKSCTPKR